From one Catellatospora sp. IY07-71 genomic stretch:
- a CDS encoding DUF899 family protein: MTAETLTGAALPQVVDRETWSRARDELLAREKAHTREGDAIAAARRRLPMTPVPPDATVHGPNGPTPLLDVFEGRRMLIAYYHMWHHGEPWENQCEGCTFATCHLDMRDYLHARDITYAVFCEGSYAESAPFAEFMGYRFPWYSAKDADPALVDGRGFGMIVCYLRDGDQVYETYWTTGRGVEALLTSYHALDLTVYGRQEGWEDSPEGWPRVEGHPWRVDGRPTAQWSRPGVTPVGSAGSCCGGH, translated from the coding sequence ATGACGGCTGAGACCCTGACCGGCGCCGCGCTGCCGCAGGTGGTCGACCGCGAGACCTGGTCACGCGCCCGCGACGAGCTGCTGGCGCGGGAAAAGGCGCACACCCGTGAAGGCGACGCCATCGCGGCCGCCCGGCGGCGGCTGCCGATGACCCCGGTGCCGCCGGACGCGACCGTGCACGGCCCCAACGGCCCGACGCCGCTGCTGGACGTGTTCGAGGGCCGGCGGATGCTGATCGCGTACTACCACATGTGGCACCACGGCGAGCCGTGGGAGAACCAGTGCGAGGGCTGCACCTTCGCCACCTGCCACCTGGACATGCGGGACTACCTGCACGCCCGGGACATCACCTACGCCGTGTTCTGCGAGGGCTCGTACGCCGAGAGCGCCCCGTTCGCCGAGTTCATGGGCTACCGGTTCCCGTGGTACTCGGCGAAGGACGCCGATCCGGCGCTGGTGGACGGGCGCGGCTTCGGGATGATCGTGTGCTACCTGCGCGACGGGGACCAGGTCTACGAGACCTACTGGACCACCGGCCGGGGTGTGGAGGCGCTGCTGACCAGCTACCACGCGCTCGACCTGACGGTGTACGGCCGCCAGGAGGGCTGGGAGGACTCGCCCGAGGGCTGGCCGCGGGTGGAGGGCCATCCGTGGCGAGTGGACGGCCGCCCGACGGCCCAGTGGAGCCGGCCGGGCGTCACGCCGGTGGGGTCGGCCGGCTCCTGCTGCGGCGGGCACTGA
- a CDS encoding bleomycin resistance protein: protein MDVDTLAELLRETEEHHGAYEASAPEHHWSDWYAAYMVARQGGRSPDEAAAEAGRHMETVLK, encoded by the coding sequence ATGGACGTCGACACCCTGGCCGAACTGCTCCGGGAGACCGAGGAGCACCACGGCGCGTACGAGGCGAGCGCACCCGAGCACCACTGGTCGGACTGGTACGCCGCCTACATGGTCGCCCGCCAGGGCGGCCGGTCGCCCGACGAGGCCGCCGCCGAGGCCGGCCGGCACATGGAGACGGTGCTCAAGTGA